A part of Solenopsis invicta isolate M01_SB chromosome 2, UNIL_Sinv_3.0, whole genome shotgun sequence genomic DNA contains:
- the LOC105205936 gene encoding deoxycytidylate deaminase yields the protein MANTLCERNSSKRMSYIDWDEYFMAIAFLSAKRSKDPITQVGACIVNNDKKIVGIGYNGMPTGCSDDEFPWNKGPHTNLDAKYLYVCHAEMNAIMNKNSSNVKDCTIYVALFPCNECAKVIIQSGIKTVIYMSDKYVHKVETIAAKKMFDAAGVKYRPYIPKNQKIEINFSDIDWTEMNQLPQTPIKSEN from the exons ATGGCGAATACACTGTGCGAACg AAATAGCTCTAAAAGAATGTCATACATTGATTGGGACGAATATTTCATGGCTATTGCGTTCCTTTCTGCAAAACGGAGCAAAGATCCCATTACCCAGGTCGGTGCGTGTATTGTAAATAATGACAAGAAAATCGTTGGTATCGGGTACAATGGAATGCCTACGGGATGCAGTGACGACGAATTTCCTTGGAATAAGGGTCCCCACACTAACTTAGATGCAAAATATCTTTATG TGTGTCATGCGGAAATGaatgcaattatgaacaaaaATTCAAGCAACGTTAAAGACTGCACAATATACGTTGCATTATTCCCGTGCAACGAGTGCGCAAAAGTAATAATACAGTCCGGCATAAAAACCGTGATATACATGTCCGATAAATACGTTCATAAAGTCGAAACAATAgctgcaaaaaaaatgtttgatgcTGCAGGTGTAAAGTATAG gcCATACATcccaaaaaatcaaaaaatagaaattaatttcagcGATATTGATTGGACCGAGATGAACCAATTACCGCAAACTCCGATAaaatcagaaaattaa